From one Streptomyces sp. R41 genomic stretch:
- a CDS encoding DUF2637 domain-containing protein yields the protein MRLTDISLNWLLPGAVLLLGLLAAVAVLARGKRSGENASSDDSWERSEERRRRKEAIYGTASYVLLFCCAAVAAALSFHGLVGFGEQNLGLSDGWEYLVPFGLDGAAMFCSVLAVREASHGDAALGSRILVWTFAGAAAWFNWVHAPRGIDHAGAPQFFAGMSLSAAVLFDRALKQTRRAALREQGLVPRPLPQIRIVRWLRAPRETYSAWSLMLLENVRTLDEAVDEVREDRRQKEQNRLRRRNEERVERAHLKALSRGHRGLPGRGGARQQLETTVERAPAQASAEPAISPEQLPVRSRPSLTPVRKSTEPITVDLTAEDDTMALPRLDSLERKLKDLEQQFG from the coding sequence ATGAGACTGACCGACATATCGCTGAACTGGCTGCTTCCGGGCGCCGTTTTGCTCCTGGGACTGCTGGCGGCGGTGGCGGTGCTCGCGCGCGGCAAGCGGTCCGGGGAGAACGCGAGCAGCGACGACTCGTGGGAGCGCAGCGAGGAGCGTCGCAGGCGTAAGGAGGCCATCTACGGCACGGCTTCCTACGTGTTGTTGTTCTGCTGTGCCGCGGTCGCCGCAGCGCTCTCCTTCCACGGCCTGGTCGGCTTCGGCGAGCAGAACCTCGGCCTCTCCGACGGCTGGGAGTACCTCGTCCCGTTCGGCCTGGACGGCGCGGCCATGTTCTGCTCCGTCCTCGCGGTGCGCGAGGCCAGCCACGGTGACGCGGCGCTCGGCTCCCGGATACTCGTGTGGACGTTCGCCGGCGCCGCCGCCTGGTTCAACTGGGTGCACGCGCCCCGGGGCATCGACCACGCGGGCGCCCCGCAGTTCTTCGCCGGCATGTCGCTGTCGGCCGCCGTGCTGTTCGACCGCGCGCTGAAGCAGACCCGCCGCGCCGCGCTGCGTGAGCAGGGCCTGGTCCCGCGTCCGCTGCCGCAGATCCGCATCGTCCGCTGGCTGCGCGCGCCCCGTGAGACGTACAGCGCCTGGTCGTTGATGCTGCTCGAGAACGTCCGCACCCTTGACGAGGCCGTGGACGAGGTGCGCGAGGACCGGCGCCAGAAGGAGCAGAACCGACTGCGCCGCCGGAACGAGGAGCGGGTCGAGCGGGCGCACCTCAAGGCGCTCAGCCGCGGCCACCGTGGGCTGCCCGGTCGCGGCGGCGCTCGGCAGCAGCTGGAGACCACCGTGGAGCGAGCTCCCGCCCAGGCCTCCGCGGAGCCTGCCATATCGCCGGAGCAGCTGCCCGTACGCTCGCGGCCCTCCCTTACGCCCGTCCGCAAGAGCACTGAGCCGATCACCGTCGACCTGACCGCCGAGGACGACACGATGGCCCTGCCTCGACTCGACTCCCTGGAGCGCAAGCTCAAGGACCTCGAGCAGCAGTTCGGCTGA
- a CDS encoding (2Fe-2S)-binding protein, which yields MPAPTLPSAAPAGTDIRPASSVVADAYARLTEVFPGLSVTELGRGEAGPRDGGWVSAARLAEGGAELDAFLAWDETQVLRDYGQRARPDVVASFGLHRYAWPACLLITVPWFLLRRVPRFPVEHVTYERALGRMAVRVTTFACLPGDPAAGLPGARVVPDEEALRAEVRAAVAEHLEPVLGGFGPRMRRRGRALWGMATDEIVEGLWYVAHLLGEERRAMGELELLLPGSTQPYVGSAAFRELWGPDGESLPTRDRASCCLFYTLRPEDTCATCPRTCDADRVTKLAAASAS from the coding sequence ATGCCCGCTCCCACCCTGCCCTCCGCCGCCCCGGCCGGCACCGATATACGCCCGGCCTCCTCGGTCGTCGCGGACGCGTACGCCCGGCTGACCGAGGTCTTCCCCGGGCTGAGCGTCACCGAGCTGGGACGCGGGGAAGCGGGACCACGGGACGGCGGCTGGGTCTCCGCCGCCCGGCTCGCGGAGGGCGGGGCCGAGCTCGACGCGTTTCTCGCGTGGGACGAAACACAGGTGCTCCGGGACTACGGGCAGCGGGCGCGGCCGGATGTCGTGGCGAGCTTCGGACTACACCGGTACGCCTGGCCCGCCTGCCTGCTGATCACCGTCCCGTGGTTCCTGCTGCGTCGCGTGCCCCGCTTTCCTGTGGAGCACGTCACATACGAGCGCGCGCTCGGCCGCATGGCCGTCCGCGTCACGACCTTCGCCTGCCTGCCCGGCGATCCGGCGGCCGGCCTGCCCGGCGCCCGGGTCGTACCGGACGAGGAGGCGCTGCGGGCGGAGGTGCGGGCCGCCGTGGCCGAGCATCTGGAACCGGTCCTCGGCGGCTTCGGCCCGCGTATGCGGCGGCGCGGCCGGGCCCTGTGGGGCATGGCGACCGACGAGATCGTCGAGGGCCTCTGGTACGTCGCCCATCTGCTCGGCGAGGAGCGGCGCGCGATGGGCGAGCTGGAGCTGCTGCTGCCGGGGTCGACGCAGCCGTACGTCGGCTCCGCCGCGTTCCGTGAACTGTGGGGTCCGGACGGGGAGTCGCTGCCCACCCGCGACCGGGCCAGCTGCTGCCTCTTCTACACACTGCGCCCCGAGGACACCTGCGCCACCTGCCCGCGCACCTGCGACGCGGACCGCGTGACCAAGTTGGCGGCCGCATCCGCCAGTTGA
- a CDS encoding GntR family transcriptional regulator, translating to MEQAGPRNAYGPAGAGVPDVRTGAVRVPAQPQAADVDRKRGVAAEGAGAVARGEHTHSEAPIPRPRVEAARPVVQRASVRGQILDALRTALVAGELAPGEVYSAPALGERFGVSATPVREAMQQLALEGAVEVVPNRGFRVVERGTRELAELAEIRALIEVPVMLRLARTVPAARWAELRPLAEATVRAASSGCRATYAESDRAFHRGVLALAGNVQLVQIADDLHRRAQWPLVGGPVTRGRADLVADAAEHTALLDALIVEDLTVVQSLVREHFAGAS from the coding sequence GTGGAGCAGGCCGGCCCGCGCAATGCGTACGGCCCCGCCGGTGCGGGGGTCCCGGACGTCCGTACGGGAGCCGTGCGGGTGCCCGCGCAGCCGCAGGCCGCGGACGTGGACCGCAAGCGGGGTGTCGCCGCCGAAGGGGCCGGTGCCGTGGCTCGCGGTGAGCACACGCACAGTGAGGCGCCCATCCCGCGCCCGCGCGTCGAGGCCGCGCGTCCCGTCGTCCAGCGCGCCTCCGTACGCGGGCAGATCCTCGACGCCCTGCGCACCGCGCTCGTCGCGGGCGAGCTCGCCCCCGGAGAGGTGTACTCGGCGCCCGCGCTCGGTGAGCGGTTCGGTGTGTCCGCCACGCCGGTACGGGAGGCCATGCAGCAGCTCGCGCTGGAGGGCGCCGTCGAGGTCGTACCCAACAGGGGCTTTCGCGTCGTCGAGCGCGGCACGCGGGAGCTGGCCGAACTCGCCGAGATCCGGGCGCTGATCGAGGTTCCGGTGATGCTGCGGCTCGCGCGCACCGTGCCCGCGGCACGCTGGGCGGAGCTGCGCCCGCTCGCCGAGGCGACGGTACGGGCCGCCTCCTCGGGCTGCCGCGCGACCTACGCCGAGTCCGACCGCGCCTTCCACCGCGGGGTGCTCGCCCTCGCCGGCAACGTCCAGCTGGTGCAGATCGCGGACGACCTGCACCGCCGCGCTCAGTGGCCCCTCGTCGGCGGCCCCGTCACCCGCGGCCGCGCCGACCTCGTGGCCGACGCCGCCGAACACACCGCCCTCCTGGACGCGTTGATCGTCGAGGACCTGACGGTCGTGCAGTCGCTGGTGCGGGAGCACTTCGCCGGAGCGTCCTGA
- a CDS encoding PucR family transcriptional regulator, with protein sequence MRLRALLDTDALGLRLLGGEDELDRTVRGVMTTDLKDPSRYLSGGELVLTGLAWRHDAADSEPFVRILAGAGVAALAAGEAELGDIPDDLVVACARHRLPLFAVNESVAFATITEHVVRQVSGERAGDLAAVVDRHRRMMTSGPAGGGPDVVLDLLGTDLDLRAWVLSPTGRPIAGSKLAGAGLPVDVCAELAAEHLAAARTGRRGPHRVTVGTTTYSLFPIRSSGRSTGASRDVRATVLSDWLLAVEADAGDWPDERLDLLQGVTQLIAVERDRRDAARTVRRRLAQEILELVQTGAAPAEIAARLRVAAPVLLPGLGAAPHWQVVVARVEWDGGEIEGGPVAQSLLEEILVDPLSTGPEHSDRIAVAHTGDEAIALVPLPAVSTEHDGSESGLLADTLLEAVRDPLSAGLNDDGRLTLGVSAAVHSAEGLRGALEEARHARRVAAARPGRVCAAGHQELASHVLLLPFVPDDVRRAFTARLLDPLRDYDRRHRAELIPTLEAFLDCDGSWTRCATRLHLHVNTLRYRVGRIEQLTSRDLSRLEDKLDFFLALRMS encoded by the coding sequence ATGCGGCTGCGCGCACTGCTGGACACCGACGCGCTGGGCCTGCGGCTGCTCGGCGGCGAGGATGAGCTGGACCGCACCGTCCGCGGTGTGATGACCACGGACCTCAAGGACCCCAGCCGCTATCTCTCCGGCGGCGAACTGGTCCTCACCGGCCTCGCCTGGCGGCACGACGCGGCGGACTCCGAGCCCTTCGTACGCATCCTCGCCGGCGCCGGGGTCGCGGCGCTGGCCGCCGGTGAGGCGGAGCTCGGCGACATCCCCGACGACCTGGTCGTGGCGTGCGCCCGGCACCGGCTGCCGCTGTTCGCCGTGAATGAGTCGGTGGCCTTCGCGACGATCACCGAGCACGTCGTACGACAGGTCTCGGGCGAGCGCGCCGGGGACCTGGCCGCCGTGGTGGACCGGCACCGGCGGATGATGACGTCGGGCCCGGCCGGCGGGGGTCCCGACGTGGTCCTGGACCTGCTCGGCACCGACCTGGATCTGCGGGCCTGGGTCCTCTCGCCCACCGGACGGCCCATCGCGGGCTCGAAGCTCGCGGGCGCCGGACTGCCCGTGGACGTGTGCGCCGAGCTGGCCGCCGAGCATCTGGCGGCGGCGCGCACCGGACGCCGCGGGCCGCACCGGGTGACGGTCGGCACGACGACGTACTCGCTCTTCCCGATCCGCTCGTCCGGGCGCTCCACGGGCGCCTCCCGTGACGTGCGCGCGACGGTGCTCTCCGACTGGCTGCTCGCCGTCGAGGCGGACGCCGGGGACTGGCCCGATGAGCGGCTCGACCTGCTCCAGGGCGTCACCCAGCTGATCGCGGTGGAACGGGACCGGCGGGACGCGGCGCGCACGGTGCGCCGACGGCTCGCGCAGGAGATCCTGGAGCTGGTGCAGACGGGCGCCGCGCCCGCCGAGATCGCGGCGCGGCTGCGGGTGGCCGCGCCGGTGCTGCTGCCCGGCCTCGGCGCCGCACCGCACTGGCAGGTGGTCGTGGCCCGCGTCGAGTGGGACGGTGGCGAGATCGAGGGCGGTCCGGTCGCCCAGTCGCTCCTGGAGGAGATCCTCGTCGACCCGCTGTCGACGGGCCCCGAGCACTCCGACCGGATCGCCGTCGCGCACACGGGTGACGAGGCGATCGCGCTCGTACCCCTACCGGCGGTGTCGACGGAACACGACGGCTCCGAGTCGGGGCTGCTCGCCGACACGCTCCTGGAGGCCGTACGCGACCCGCTGTCGGCAGGCCTGAACGACGACGGGCGGCTCACGCTCGGCGTCAGCGCCGCCGTGCACTCGGCGGAGGGGCTGCGCGGTGCGCTGGAGGAGGCCCGGCACGCGCGCCGGGTCGCCGCGGCGCGCCCCGGGCGGGTGTGCGCGGCCGGGCACCAGGAGCTGGCGTCGCACGTGCTCCTGCTCCCCTTCGTGCCCGACGACGTACGCCGCGCCTTCACCGCCCGGCTCCTCGACCCGCTGCGCGACTACGACCGCCGCCACCGCGCCGAGCTGATCCCCACCCTGGAGGCGTTCCTCGACTGCGACGGCTCGTGGACCCGCTGCGCCACACGTCTGCACCTGCACGTCAACACCTTGCGCTACCGGGTGGGCCGTATCGAGCAGTTGACGAGTCGGGACCTGTCGCGACTGGAGGACAAACTCGATTTCTTCCTGGCTTTGCGCATGAGCTGA
- a CDS encoding xanthine dehydrogenase family protein subunit M — translation MDFLRPASWEEALAAKAEHPTAVPIAGGTDVMVEINFDHRRPEYLLDLNRIGELSEWEVGEESVRLGASVPYTQIMENLRGELPGLALASHTVASPQIRNRGGVGGNLGTASPAGDAHPALLAAGAEVEVESVRGSRLIPIDEFYTGVKRNALAADELIRAVHIKKADGPQQYSKVGTRNAMVIAVCAFGLALHPETRTVRTGIGSAAPTPVRAKAAEEFLNAALEEGGFWDNGKIITPSVAKQFADLCSAACNPIDDVRGTASYRRHAVGIMARRTLTWTWESYRGTAARTEGVA, via the coding sequence ATGGACTTCCTTCGCCCCGCCAGCTGGGAGGAGGCGCTCGCCGCCAAGGCTGAGCACCCCACCGCTGTGCCGATTGCGGGTGGCACCGATGTGATGGTCGAGATCAACTTCGACCACCGCCGGCCCGAGTACCTCCTTGACCTGAACCGCATCGGCGAGCTGAGCGAGTGGGAGGTCGGCGAGGAGAGCGTGCGTCTGGGCGCCTCCGTTCCGTACACCCAGATCATGGAGAACCTGCGCGGCGAGCTTCCCGGCCTGGCCCTGGCCTCGCACACGGTGGCCTCCCCGCAGATCCGCAACCGCGGCGGCGTGGGCGGCAACCTCGGCACCGCCTCCCCGGCCGGTGACGCCCACCCCGCGCTCCTCGCGGCGGGCGCCGAGGTCGAGGTCGAGTCCGTACGCGGCTCGCGGCTGATCCCGATCGACGAGTTCTACACCGGCGTGAAGCGCAACGCGCTCGCGGCCGACGAACTGATCAGGGCCGTACACATCAAGAAGGCGGACGGCCCGCAGCAGTACTCGAAGGTCGGCACCCGCAACGCGATGGTGATCGCGGTGTGCGCCTTCGGCCTGGCTCTGCACCCCGAGACCCGTACGGTCCGCACCGGCATCGGCTCGGCCGCGCCGACCCCGGTCCGTGCCAAGGCCGCCGAGGAGTTCCTCAACGCGGCGCTCGAAGAGGGCGGCTTCTGGGACAACGGAAAGATCATCACCCCGTCGGTCGCCAAGCAGTTCGCGGACCTGTGCTCCGCCGCCTGCAACCCGATCGACGACGTCCGGGGCACGGCGAGCTACCGCCGCCACGCGGTCGGCATCATGGCCCGCCGCACCCTGACCTGGACCTGGGAGTCCTACCGCGGCACCGCCGCTCGCACGGAGGGAGTCGCGTAA
- a CDS encoding (2Fe-2S)-binding protein codes for MRVNFTVNGRQQEADDVWEGESLLYVLRERLGLPGSKNACEQGECGSCTVRLDGVPVCSCLVAAGQVEGREVVTVEGLADFAKQRAEHGGCATGACGTAGKSGTTLDEAKQWVAKGTDSQTGEGTELSPIQQAFIDAGAVQCGFCTPGLLVAADEMLERTPNPTDADIREALSGNLCRCTGYEKIMDAVRLAAARQSEAV; via the coding sequence ATGCGCGTCAATTTCACGGTCAACGGCCGTCAGCAGGAAGCCGACGACGTGTGGGAGGGCGAGTCCCTTCTGTACGTGCTGCGGGAGCGCCTGGGCCTGCCGGGCTCCAAGAACGCCTGTGAGCAGGGCGAGTGCGGTTCCTGCACGGTCCGCCTCGACGGTGTGCCGGTCTGTTCGTGTCTGGTCGCGGCCGGTCAGGTCGAGGGCCGCGAGGTCGTCACGGTCGAGGGGCTCGCGGACTTCGCCAAGCAGCGTGCGGAGCACGGCGGTTGTGCCACCGGCGCCTGCGGCACGGCAGGGAAGTCCGGCACGACGCTCGACGAGGCCAAGCAGTGGGTCGCCAAGGGCACCGACTCCCAGACCGGCGAGGGCACCGAACTCTCCCCGATCCAGCAGGCGTTCATCGACGCCGGAGCCGTCCAGTGCGGTTTCTGCACCCCGGGTCTGCTGGTCGCGGCGGACGAGATGCTGGAGCGCACCCCGAACCCGACCGACGCGGACATCCGCGAGGCGCTCTCGGGCAACCTGTGCCGCTGCACCGGCTACGAGAAGATCATGGACGCGGTCCGCCTCGCGGCCGCCCGGCAGTCTGAGGCGGTCTGA